A segment of the Diachasmimorpha longicaudata isolate KC_UGA_2023 chromosome 5, iyDiaLong2, whole genome shotgun sequence genome:
ggtGATGCGAatgattattgattattgTGTGTTTTGTCGCTACAATTAATTGGTTAATTAACGGACAATATCCTGAAATATTGTTTCCACAGGTACACTCCAAAATACATGTTCTCGGAGAAAATGTATCCCAACTATTTATCAGGCACTGGTTACGTAATGAGTGTGGATGTTGCCTCAAAATTGTATCAATCAGCACTCTCCACTCCACTCCTTCACCTTGAGGATGTTTACATAACAGGACTATGTGCAGGACGTGCAGAATTGAAGCCTGTCGATCATCCTGGTTTCAGTTATGTACAACGTAAATTGGATACTTGTACATTGAGGAGTGTTATTACCGCACACAAAGTTGATACTTCCACAATGCATGCCATATGgaataaactaaaaaatagcaaTACAACGTGTCGAGAGAAGAACGCCACTGTGCAGCACAGACATGGCCGAAATGTTGGATACTTTCCAGTGAAAAAAAGGGCTTCTAGTAAGCATTGTGGGTGAATGTAATGAACAAATCTACAAAGTCTTCTGAATTCCAGTACGTCCGCTCAGTTCtcgatgaacaaaaaaaatggtcgTGTATATAGTAACTACGTTGCAAGCcaatatttgtttttgtattttttttccattgtcaaAGAACAGGTCAGAGTGATCAAAAACGAGAAGATAACATATTTTCTATTCAAGAGAATGGTATTTTTCATCTTACGATAGGATAAATAACGAATGGTCAATTAGTTATTAGATTTTACGTATAACATAATTAGTGACCAGTGACTGTGCTGAAAAGGCAGTGGAGATGGTCAGTGAAGATTCCATTATTTCTGCCAGTATTTTTTGCCTTGTCAGAGCAAAAGAGTTTAGTGATAGATAGGCATGAAAATAACTGCAGTGAAGTAGCTAGGAATAAATTGATTGGGATGCCAGAGGCCTCCCCCTAATTCGACTTAGGAATATTTTTACCCGACAAGTAATTGATATAGaggacattattttttctagcTTATCAGTCAGTCATCAACTGGACGATTGGTGATTACATTGTATAATATAGATTGATCTAAAATGGACGTGTCATTGGTGCTGTTTAAAATTCGGAAAAACATAAAATGTAGCAGTCTCAGTCTGAACAAATAGCTTGCGCTTCCATCCAAAGACATGACGAGCTTCTACATCACTTTTTCAACTCAAAATGTTGAACGTTTGAGTAGTAAAAATAGTGAACGGCTCTAAGTAAGTTTAGCTCTTAGCTGAATTTTACGAAAATATCTCTCAATTGAAGTCTATTCTTTTCTGTGGCATTACTTTCTTTCTATCCATCACATTTGAAGATAATCCTTGAAAATTCAGCTACGAGATAGACCGACTTGTTGTCAGCACTTTGCTACTGCTTTATTTTAAAACCGATTAGACAAGTTTGAGAAAATACGAGAAATGTATTTGACAGCTGTGCGCCGAGATTTGTGATGCATTTATTGGATTGTGTATATCTTTTGTATAATTAAAgagcaattaaattttttgtacataaaaatcgtattctttttcaaaattgtgtGTACGATAGATTTCTTTACGACTATTGATCTACATTTACCTGCATTAAAGAAAAGGttcttttatttgaatttgaactgaatttattggattatgtACATTCGtgatattataaaattactCGTGTATcaaaatcttttaaaaagtGCTCTGTTAATTAAATGCTTCTGCAACTCGATACGAATCTCTTTTCCTAAGCTCAagatttgtttttcatctTCTTTTTCTTGATTTTGTCTGTGCTAGCAACAACAGCACTGGAAGTTAAGTCAAGGGTCTTCAGGGTTTCAGATAATTTCTCTAATTTCTTCGTCTCCATCCGTtcgattttctttcttttctttttctttattttatgattcaaTCGCTTGGCTTCTTTGGAAGTTTTCTCCGAAGGCAGCAGTAAATCATCGCCAGAAACGAATCCGTCATCGTTACATCCAGGATCTTCGATCGCAACAGCGAAATCCTCAACCAAAGGTTGAAGCATATTATTGTTATCTCCTACCTCTTCTTCTGGTAATGTTTTCTTTTTACGTTTATCCTGAGGCTCCTCACCCTCTCGTTCACATTTTTTGTGCTTCTTCCGCCGTTTTTTCACTTCAGGCATTCCCGAATCTTCGGATATATCGAGCGAGGATAACATTTTGTGCGTCAAATCTTCAAGTTTTCTCTTCTCTTTCAATCTGGATTTCTTGGATTTCAATTTTGGAGAATTCGATACATCCTCACTTATGAAGTCTTTCGGCGACTCTTCAGATTCCAATCTGATTGCTAGTGCCCCCTCATCATCCTGAGCTAAAACTTCACAATCCATTGTCTCAtgtttcctctttttttttcgttttacttcAACAGTTACCCAATCGGAAGACGTTGACGGTTGATTAAGTTTGGCAAGAAGCTCTTGTTCTTGTCTTTCAATTCTCGCGAGCTTTCCAGATAATTTTAGTCCGTGTCTGGCACCTTTGTGGGCAGTTCTCCCTCCGCAGGCcttaaatatttcatcatcCGTTAAAAGCGACAGCATTTGACTTTTTTCCGTCATCTGGACTATATTTTTCGAGTATTCTTCGTCCTCGGTGCTCGTTCCATCATGAAGGGTTGCTGTTTTAATAAAACTTCCAAAATGAAGATTATCCTTTTTTGTTGCACTCGAGGTGAGATCCCACTTATTTGTTGTTATTTTCACagcatctttttttttaactgctAGATTTACTTCCTTAGAATCTGAGTTCACTTCCAAATTGCCTGAGGCTTCATTGTACACATGCTCCCACCAGTTGTACTCAGTACCATCATGACCAATTCCAGTTGTGTCGAACTTCAATTTGGGTTTCAGTGCATCAACTATGCCATTCTCGTTTTTACCAAGACCTTTGCCTGCAaccaaattcttcattatatttctgtttttttattctttgaatGGGAGTAGTATTTTCTCCACATTTCTCAGACAAAACAataaacataacctcaaaatgtGAGAAAACCCACAAGGTTTCTTAATATTGGTGGATTAGCGAAAATATCTTACCTTCCGTCCAGCCGTACTTCAGCAACTGATTTTTAGCGAAACTCGCCATTGCCTTCTAATTTATTTACAGTTCGTGGGAAAGTTATTCCCAAAGATCCTGCAATTCTATCATGCTTCAGGTACTAACAACACATGAGATTCATGAGAATCGTCCTTCCCATGACTTTGTATGGAGCTTTTGCATAACTATAACAGATGGCAGCAAAGTCGCAGTTTCTCGTAGTATACTAAGAAAGGCAGGCACATTCCAATAGAGCCACAGGTTCCAACCTGGCCATCAGAAAGGGATTACCCATGTGAGTGGTGGGGACAACGAGTAAAGGTGAGAATCGAATGGAGTGGGGGTACTGATTCATAGTCCCTTCCTGACTTCAAGAGCCATATTATGAAGTTATCCTTATAGAATGAACTCAACTGatcgaagaaaatgaaaaatctaaataGGAAATTTCATTAACTGTCTTACAGGTTATTGCTATTGGTTTTCACTCTCAATTGCAGCTATTGAGGTCATTCGATGGTGGATAATTTTTCCGCCTAGTCAccataaaatatcaaattcttgAGCACTGACTCATATCCCGGAGTATTCCAGTTGTGGCGATATTATAGAATCACACACGACATTAGTGTCGAACAACGGATCATCAAAAGTTCGAGTCTACTGCCTACGTCAAGTTCGTTATTCCATAAACTAATACTAAATTCTATCAATTAATCTTTACCGAAGACCATAAACACCCACATTTACGAGTTGCCATGGTAAGTCCCCCGAAAGTTTCACATTTTTGAGGTTAAATCTGAATAATCCTGTCATTTCCATatttaataagaaaattaatagatTAATTGGTTAAATTCCAGGCGTCGTACTCAGAGGATCAGCTGGCCGGTGAGTAAACGTCTTTCTACGTCTAAAATTATTGATGTCAATGAGCCAACCGATTTGATCGggctttttcgttttttaagtCTGCACAGCGtctctttccctcaattgaGGTCAAGAGTATCCTTCCCTTTTTAGACAACCCCAGCGTTACCAGTTTCTCCATTCAGAATTGCCATTTATGGGCAGTTATTTCAACACTTATACCTTTTCGATGCACAGATCTTGACACAGCCAGTGAATTTCGCAGATCACTGGACATGTTCTCGCGTTTATAATCTGGGCGATTGACGCAGTTTATGTTGAGATTTTGAGGGTATCGTTTGTTGTGAAGCGCTTTCAGTTTGCTTATAGAACTTTTTGGGACTGACTTTTGTGTACGATCATGTACGTTAGCTATCAGGAACTCACGAATAGGATGCTCTCGTCTATGGACGGTAAATATTCGGTGAATAAGGACCTCTTGTTTCAGCAGACcacaaacaaacaaaaaattgagctAATCGATGTTGTTGGAAGATTGGTCGTGGTCAGTGTTGGTACGGATGGTTTATGCAAGAGtgttttttcaagaaattaaatggaaaGTGCATTAAATGggttattattcattaatatcaTTCAGAAGTGAAGTGAACATATAGGAAACAGGAAAATAACGCTGTTTGCATAAGCTCTGCTATTTAAAATACCTGTATTGCTggttaaaaaaatagttgatgaAAGATTATCGATTTGGTCGATACGAGAAGACATTTTAAAACTTAATAATCATTTACGAAATGGTTTGTGcacatgaattttatttttcagagtTTCAAGAGGCATTCCAGCTCTTTGACAGCCGCGGAGATGGGAAAATCCACGTCTCCCAGATCGGCGACGCTCTGAGAGCTCTAGGGCAAAATCCCACGGAGAGTGACGTGAAAAAGTTTACCCATCAGCATAAGCCAGATGAGCGTATAAGCTTCGAAGTCTTCCTGCCGATTTATCAAGCAATCAGTAAAGCCCGTACTTCAGATACTGCTGATGATTTCATTGAGGGATTGCGTCACTTTGACAAGGATGGCAATGGTTTCATTTCTTCCGCTGAATTGAGACATCTTTTAACCACGcttggtgaatatttttttttacaacataAGATCAATAGTTGAATGGTAAAAAACATGCTCGTGggattgtaaatttttcataaaaacttCAAATAATTTGTAGTGGAATAAATTCTCCAGGTTGCGAGCATTTTAGAAATAATTCTTTATATTTTCTAGATATAAAGCTGTGTCATaagattttttccaatttcgtCAATTTCTTTACAggtgaaaaattgagtgatGAAGAGGTCGAGACTCTTCTTGCTGGTCACGAAGACTCCCAGGGTAACATCAATTACGAGGATTTTGTTCGTCAAGTCATGTGCGGCTAGAGCTTAGACTTAATATATCACaaccacaaaaataaaaaacacaaaagcttttccataaaaatagtATTGGGTTAGAGAGTTTCCACTTTGGATTCCTTAATCAGGTATAATTACTACAGCTTTTGAATATGTGGAATTCCTCaatcaatttccttgattaATTTCCGTTACTGATTTTTATGTAcacttttttatattaaaaattggaaGATAGGAGAATATGCATTAGATAAGTAGATCTAAATGTTAGTGAGTTGTGCCTTCATCCAAGTATATTATGCATTTACGCCAACTATGGTAATTGTCTCTTCGTGAAGAATAGaagttatatatatatttgagatgaatacaaaatatatacacTAACTAATGATCTAAACTTTGGAATTACAGTCATTAAACGATGGATGCAGATAAGGATTATCGGATGATTTCAAGCATTTTATAGGTCACTCCGATAATAGTCAAATTGTCACTTTTTGATTTTATAGatggaatgaaattgaaacttattcaaataaataggaagagagagagaaaaagagattCATATATTCTATCTTCAAAGCCTCGCCGCCGACCGTTCTCGCGTCGATGTCGCTCATCGTCATCAAGGAATGTacgtatttttattattcagttTCGCTCATTATGTTACTGACAAAAATCCCGACACATCGAGCATACCAGTTGTTTTAGCTTGTACTCTCTACTATTTCTTACTTCCTTATTGTTATTTTCAATCCCTTTTGACAGCTCTAGCAATTTCTACTGCCATTGGCTAGCTAGATATTTTTACtttcgaaaaatattccccggctttctacaaaattcgaaAGACCTcccaaaagttgaaaaaattgctaGACAGAACTGAAATCTTTGTTGAAAAAACGTTGCTCACTTGACAACGGTGTTAGCATGTCCTTACGATCGAATTCCTGAAAAACGCGAGTCGGCCAACTCGCTCCGAACGAAAATCACCCATTTATGCTGACGAAGTCCCTCAAGAGTGATTACACCAAGCAAACCGGCGCTGAAACTAGGTGTCGTAAAGAGGTGAATCCACGATCCACTTCACACAGTAACAATGACACCTATCATTCTCTTCTTTCTCATATACCTCAATCTCTAGCATTGAGAAAACCGCCAAATACTCCCATGATATAATTGAACAATGGGAGTTACCAAATGTTGAGAAATTGTGAAAGCTTGAGAAAAAATGTCTcagataatgaaaaaagagAGTTTTTAAGTACTACTCTTGGACTCGTGCGATAGCTACCTTGCTGAAGTACTCACGGAGCTAGAATTTGAGTTACTCTCTGCAACAGCTCGTTAAACTCAATGAGCAAAGCTGCATATAAAATCAACAATATAAATATTCCACCCACGAGTATATGCATATTTGTAGATATACGCTTTCAACCATAACCCACGTGTGTCTCAAGTGGGATTCCGGTCCTCCGGGGGGCAATTAATTGGAAAgttaaaaaactcaaacagCTTAGAAAACTGATAACAGTGATAGTACAAGCTCATTTATCTCCATCAGAGAAcgagataaaatttttgtcaatgGAATACCGATACACA
Coding sequences within it:
- the LOC135162541 gene encoding myosin-2 essential light chain isoform X1; amino-acid sequence: MYVSYQELTNRMLSSMDEFQEAFQLFDSRGDGKIHVSQIGDALRALGQNPTESDVKKFTHQHKPDERISFEVFLPIYQAISKARTSDTADDFIEGLRHFDKDGNGFISSAELRHLLTTLGEKLSDEEVETLLAGHEDSQGNINYEDFVRQVMCG
- the LOC135162521 gene encoding G patch domain-containing protein 4, coding for MASFAKNQLLKYGWTEGKGLGKNENGIVDALKPKLKFDTTGIGHDGTEYNWWEHVYNEASGNLEVNSDSKEVNLAVKKKDAVKITTNKWDLTSSATKKDNLHFGSFIKTATLHDGTSTEDEEYSKNIVQMTEKSQMLSLLTDDEIFKACGGRTAHKGARHGLKLSGKLARIERQEQELLAKLNQPSTSSDWVTVEVKRKKKRKHETMDCEVLAQDDEGALAIRLESEESPKDFISEDVSNSPKLKSKKSRLKEKRKLEDLTHKMLSSLDISEDSGMPEVKKRRKKHKKCEREGEEPQDKRKKKTLPEEEVGDNNNMLQPLVEDFAVAIEDPGCNDDGFVSGDDLLLPSEKTSKEAKRLNHKIKKKKRKKIERMETKKLEKLSETLKTLDLTSSAVVASTDKIKKKKMKNKS
- the LOC135162541 gene encoding myosin-2 essential light chain isoform X2, whose protein sequence is MASYSEDQLAEFQEAFQLFDSRGDGKIHVSQIGDALRALGQNPTESDVKKFTHQHKPDERISFEVFLPIYQAISKARTSDTADDFIEGLRHFDKDGNGFISSAELRHLLTTLGEKLSDEEVETLLAGHEDSQGNINYEDFVRQVMCG